The proteins below come from a single Chitinophaga pinensis DSM 2588 genomic window:
- a CDS encoding helix-turn-helix domain-containing protein — protein sequence MKQITFGKRLTEVRKDKKLSQDEIAKKVGVHGAVIGRYERDEVKPSIEMAANIATALEVSLDYLVGNTDLLLDQTILDRIMDIQKLSDQDKADAFKLLDMFLRDAKARHAYHK from the coding sequence ATGAAGCAGATTACTTTCGGCAAAAGGCTTACTGAGGTGAGGAAAGACAAAAAACTATCCCAGGACGAGATAGCTAAAAAGGTAGGCGTACATGGGGCCGTCATTGGCAGGTATGAACGCGATGAAGTAAAACCCTCTATTGAGATGGCCGCCAATATCGCTACCGCACTGGAAGTCTCTTTGGACTACCTCGTTGGTAATACTGACCTACTTCTGGATCAAACTATCCTTGACAGGATTATGGATATTCAAAAACTAAGTGACCAGGATAAAGCGGATGCCTTTAAACTACTGGATATGTTCCTTCGGGATGCTAAAGCTAGACACGCTTATCATAAATAA
- a CDS encoding LytR/AlgR family response regulator transcription factor: MEQPFLIITKDGSRMAVSPREIVYVTVDANYIKLTLVNNRIIPARYSLTEFKAHLPPEDFVRTHRNYIVSIRHIDSVGRSIATERDGEKTKEGEIIMKNGHTIPLSERCKKQVFACFKQL; the protein is encoded by the coding sequence ATGGAACAACCTTTTTTAATTATCACAAAAGACGGCAGCCGGATGGCGGTTTCCCCCAGGGAGATCGTTTATGTCACTGTCGATGCTAATTATATTAAACTGACGCTTGTTAACAACCGCATTATACCCGCCCGATACAGTCTGACCGAATTTAAAGCACACCTTCCTCCCGAAGATTTCGTCCGCACACACAGAAATTACATCGTCTCCATCCGGCACATTGACAGTGTCGGAAGGAGTATTGCTACTGAAAGAGATGGAGAGAAAACGAAGGAAGGAGAAATTATAATGAAGAATGGTCATACAATACCCTTGAGCGAACGTTGTAAAAAACAGGTATTTGCCTGTTTTAAACAATTATAG
- a CDS encoding CHC2 zinc finger domain-containing protein: MMEIAAIKQQLTLSQVLMHYGLKPDKHLRLHCPFHDDKTPSLQVYYKTQTCYCFSSNCKTHGKSLDVIDFVMHKDGISKREAILKCKELIGGSTSAVAAVPVSRSGILNYMFTYFKNAIHNSKPAQAYLQSRGLDITRLEVGYNTAQFHHGARRDEALISACVSVGLLSAWGSNTREGTQAYKPFGKYCIAFALRDSGGEISGMYFRSTVNDSDQRHYYLKDRKGLYPGYPKSAITRLILTESVIDAATLLQHHEIGKGYGILACYGTNGLTSEHEAAIVGLGQLQEIIFAFDGDEAGRKAVEKYSSSLKERLPYVQLSSIVLPDGEDINSMGVSHTAEVFTELLQSRTSLFFSTEVSAEKITPSSPESTAVVSDGTVLDSRNPYKLLYVGTGGNYYIQGGLSKQLDSMKVTLVIEHKESSQKSRNKVDLYEDKQVERLCREAGEKLGLRKDVVEQDLYRLTDLLDGYREAEQGKGESTAAESVAVYTLSESARNTAVRFLRQEDLLQALNVLLGETGIVGEEQNRLFLLLVALSYKMPAPLHALIQGSSGSGKTRLLKQVSDCIPPEKVTRLTRVSDKVLYNYPERYFMNRLLCLEDIDGLSEEAEFAFRELQSNGELNSATSIKLDNGQITSGQKTVRGPIASLACTTRGELYEDNMSRVFLIAVDESGEQTRRIIGYQNSKAAGEIDTGREQERKEFIRNLVRSLEPLEVVNPYAGRLQLPEDAHKIRRLHDLFLNFVKMVTLLHQYQRRRDSKGRLVAELSDVESAIGIMFDSIVLKVDELDGSLRQFYEQLKEYLRGKYGTHYSQSEFTLREIRQGLHLSKTQLFRYAQDLVRLEYICTCGGHHNKGFTYKIVYWDNYQGLRERIRTHLSNQLSAIKVGTPAGDLERYGTPVER, encoded by the coding sequence ATGATGGAAATAGCAGCCATTAAGCAGCAGCTAACGTTATCGCAGGTGCTGATGCATTACGGGTTAAAACCTGATAAGCACCTGCGATTACACTGCCCGTTCCATGATGACAAGACCCCGAGCCTGCAGGTGTATTACAAGACGCAAACCTGTTATTGTTTTAGCAGTAACTGTAAGACGCATGGCAAGTCGCTGGATGTGATCGACTTTGTGATGCATAAGGATGGTATCAGTAAACGGGAAGCGATCCTGAAATGTAAGGAGCTGATAGGCGGAAGTACGAGTGCGGTCGCTGCTGTACCGGTTAGCCGTTCAGGCATCCTGAACTATATGTTTACCTATTTTAAGAATGCGATCCATAACAGCAAACCTGCGCAAGCGTATCTGCAAAGCCGCGGCTTAGACATTACCCGTTTAGAAGTTGGCTATAATACGGCGCAGTTCCATCATGGCGCCCGCAGGGATGAAGCGTTGATATCGGCATGTGTATCGGTAGGTTTACTGTCTGCCTGGGGTTCTAATACCCGCGAAGGAACCCAGGCTTATAAACCTTTTGGGAAATATTGTATCGCGTTTGCGTTACGGGATAGCGGCGGTGAAATCAGTGGGATGTACTTCCGCAGTACGGTCAATGATAGTGACCAGCGTCATTATTACCTGAAAGACCGAAAGGGCTTGTATCCAGGTTATCCGAAATCAGCTATCACCCGGTTGATCCTGACCGAATCGGTGATAGATGCAGCGACTTTGTTACAGCATCATGAGATAGGTAAGGGGTATGGTATCCTTGCCTGTTATGGTACGAATGGGTTGACCTCAGAGCATGAGGCGGCAATAGTGGGTTTAGGTCAGCTGCAGGAGATCATTTTTGCTTTTGATGGGGATGAAGCAGGTCGTAAGGCGGTAGAGAAATACAGCAGTTCCTTAAAGGAACGTCTGCCTTATGTCCAGCTGAGCAGCATTGTACTGCCAGATGGAGAGGACATTAATAGTATGGGCGTGAGCCATACGGCAGAGGTGTTTACGGAGTTATTGCAAAGTAGGACTAGTTTATTTTTTTCAACTGAAGTATCAGCTGAAAAAATAACCCCATCATCACCGGAAAGCACGGCGGTTGTATCAGATGGCACCGTATTAGACAGCCGTAATCCCTATAAGTTACTGTATGTGGGTACAGGGGGTAATTACTATATACAGGGAGGACTCAGTAAGCAGCTGGACAGTATGAAGGTCACGCTGGTGATCGAGCATAAAGAGAGTAGTCAAAAGAGCCGTAATAAAGTAGACCTGTATGAGGACAAACAGGTAGAACGCTTATGCAGGGAGGCAGGTGAGAAACTGGGCTTGCGCAAAGATGTGGTGGAACAGGACCTCTACCGGTTGACAGACCTGCTGGACGGGTACCGGGAGGCAGAACAGGGAAAAGGAGAATCAACAGCTGCTGAAAGCGTTGCGGTGTATACTTTGAGTGAATCAGCCCGTAATACAGCCGTTCGTTTTTTGCGTCAGGAAGACTTATTACAGGCATTGAATGTATTATTAGGAGAAACGGGTATAGTCGGAGAGGAACAGAACCGTTTGTTTTTATTGTTGGTAGCACTGAGTTATAAGATGCCTGCGCCTTTACATGCACTGATACAGGGGAGTAGTGGAAGTGGAAAGACGCGTTTATTAAAGCAGGTATCAGACTGTATACCGCCTGAGAAAGTGACGCGTCTGACGCGGGTAAGTGATAAGGTATTATACAATTATCCTGAACGTTACTTTATGAACCGGTTGTTATGCCTGGAAGATATAGACGGGTTGAGTGAGGAGGCAGAGTTCGCGTTCCGTGAGTTGCAGAGTAATGGAGAGTTAAACAGTGCGACCAGCATTAAGCTGGATAATGGTCAGATCACGAGTGGCCAGAAGACGGTAAGAGGTCCGATAGCGAGTCTTGCTTGTACGACGAGAGGGGAGCTGTATGAGGATAATATGAGCCGAGTGTTCCTGATAGCGGTAGACGAGAGCGGGGAGCAGACGCGGCGTATTATTGGTTATCAGAACAGTAAAGCAGCAGGGGAGATAGATACAGGTAGAGAACAGGAACGTAAAGAATTTATCCGTAACCTGGTACGCAGCTTAGAACCGTTAGAGGTGGTGAATCCCTATGCAGGTCGTTTACAGTTACCAGAAGATGCGCATAAGATCCGTCGTTTACATGACCTGTTTTTAAACTTTGTGAAGATGGTGACCTTGTTACATCAGTACCAAAGGAGGCGGGATAGTAAAGGTCGGTTGGTCGCTGAGTTGAGTGATGTGGAATCAGCGATCGGTATCATGTTCGACAGCATTGTATTAAAGGTAGATGAACTGGACGGTAGTCTGCGACAGTTTTATGAGCAGTTAAAGGAGTACTTACGTGGTAAATATGGGACTCATTATAGTCAGTCGGAGTTTACGTTACGAGAGATCCGTCAGGGCTTACATCTGAGCAAGACCCAGTTGTTCCGTTACGCCCAGGATCTGGTACGGCTTGAATATATCTGTACCTGTGGAGGTCACCACAATAAGGGCTTTACGTACAAGATCGTTTACTGGGATAACTATCAGGGTCTTCGTGAGCGTATCCGGACACACCTATCTAATCAGTTATCAGCGATTAAAGTTGGAACGCCAGCAGGTGATCTGGAACGCTACGGAACGCCAGTGGAACGCTAG
- a CDS encoding SymE family type I addiction module toxin, translating to MKTVSKTLRRGKLHGQYQEVSNYWQKYRKVPWLNVRGLWLEEAGFNVGDPIEIIVSKEKLIIKKAHDGNSSH from the coding sequence ATGAAAACTGTAAGCAAAACACTTCGTCGTGGTAAACTGCATGGTCAGTATCAGGAAGTAAGTAATTACTGGCAGAAATACCGTAAGGTGCCCTGGCTGAATGTACGGGGTCTATGGCTGGAAGAAGCGGGCTTTAATGTAGGGGATCCGATAGAGATCATTGTGAGTAAGGAAAAGCTGATCATTAAAAAGGCGCATGATGGAAATAGCAGCCATTAA
- a CDS encoding tyrosine-type recombinase/integrase: MREFLEYGGFKSIVEISPGIIVLFYEWLHIRPLKYRSGALSGIMISHYVYALKVFFSWQESSDGLQYNPMSGLKFRRHASGRREALSVEVVEALFTAAISMREKVMLHLFYSCGLRRSEAEMLNVRDVQVRHRLLYVRSGKGASRRVIPLTGKVAGELGVYLEEYRKSGAVEKGAFMLNREGRRMSGSSYNRLLKGLVGRAGLWQGISLHYLRHSIATHLLQGGMSLEYVRDFLGHRHLEATQIYAKVGAHQLAVI, encoded by the coding sequence GTGCGAGAATTTTTGGAATATGGTGGTTTTAAAAGCATCGTAGAAATAAGCCCTGGTATCATAGTGTTATTTTATGAGTGGTTACATATCCGTCCTTTAAAATACCGGTCAGGGGCATTGAGCGGAATCATGATCAGTCATTATGTGTATGCGTTAAAAGTGTTTTTTAGCTGGCAGGAGAGTAGTGACGGGTTGCAGTATAATCCGATGAGTGGGTTAAAGTTCCGTAGACATGCCAGCGGCAGGCGTGAAGCGCTCAGTGTTGAGGTAGTGGAAGCGTTGTTTACGGCAGCAATCAGTATGCGTGAGAAAGTGATGTTACACTTGTTTTACAGTTGTGGGTTGCGTCGTAGTGAGGCGGAGATGTTAAACGTCAGAGATGTGCAGGTGCGTCACCGGTTATTATATGTTCGCTCTGGAAAAGGTGCGAGCCGCAGGGTGATCCCGTTAACGGGCAAAGTGGCGGGGGAGTTAGGTGTTTACCTGGAAGAATATCGTAAATCCGGAGCAGTAGAGAAAGGTGCGTTTATGTTAAACCGGGAAGGCAGGCGCATGAGTGGTAGTAGTTACAACCGCTTACTGAAAGGGTTGGTTGGTCGTGCAGGATTATGGCAAGGGATCAGTCTTCATTATTTACGTCATAGTATCGCAACGCACCTGTTACAGGGCGGTATGTCGCTTGAATATGTACGTGACTTTTTAGGCCACCGTCACCTGGAAGCGACGCAGATCTATGCGAAAGTTGGCGCCCATCAACTGGCAGTAATATGA
- a CDS encoding DUF6000 family protein, with translation MYTEQTLLRHLINFNLNESEEFRKLARLYCEGIDQSIIGEYFSGGWREKLLVSFCIALNKKSEYLKQLEVLLFSEINGKQIKGYILAIVLTASSDEAIKILNSYLDAYKEVSMELNWIYDALEWLGGNLSNEKGLGSSSKMKTAINILQ, from the coding sequence ATGTATACGGAACAAACGTTATTGAGGCATTTAATAAATTTCAATTTAAATGAATCGGAGGAGTTTAGAAAACTTGCAAGGCTATATTGTGAAGGTATAGATCAGAGTATTATCGGTGAATATTTTAGCGGAGGATGGAGAGAAAAACTACTGGTCTCTTTTTGTATTGCTTTAAATAAGAAAAGTGAATATTTAAAACAGTTAGAAGTGTTATTATTTAGTGAAATAAATGGGAAGCAAATAAAGGGTTATATACTGGCAATTGTTTTAACTGCTTCCAGCGATGAAGCTATTAAAATTTTGAATAGTTATTTAGATGCATACAAAGAGGTATCAATGGAATTAAATTGGATTTATGATGCGCTCGAATGGCTAGGCGGTAATTTATCGAATGAAAAAGGCTTAGGAAGCAGTAGCAAAATGAAAACAGCAATCAATATTTTACAATAG
- a CDS encoding tyrosine-type recombinase/integrase, which produces MTLDKYLQQHYTASTAASYLREINHFLSAYPEAAGAVYSDLMSYIGVLRHRYRNSYTLHRIVSSIKVYYDYLCQIGARLDHPARNIRLRDKRSRDIQLQDLFSGAELEVLLEREERYSVLALRNKVLISLLVYQGLTVGELSALSVSDILLEKGSVYIKGTAVTNRRELPLKPLQIDWLTSYLSEVHPQLLRGSESDLLLVGHRGKGMPGTEISKHVKRIYRGLYRGREVSAQRIRQSVIANLFSQGHDIGVVQQFAGHKYPSSTERYRQDDVYRLQSAIELYHPIK; this is translated from the coding sequence ATGACCTTAGACAAATATTTACAACAACATTATACCGCCAGTACGGCGGCCTCTTATCTGCGTGAGATCAACCATTTTTTATCGGCTTACCCTGAAGCAGCAGGGGCCGTTTACTCCGATCTAATGAGCTATATAGGTGTATTACGTCACCGTTACCGTAATAGCTACACCTTACACCGAATCGTAAGCAGTATCAAAGTGTATTATGATTATCTGTGTCAGATAGGTGCGCGTCTGGATCATCCAGCGCGTAATATCCGTCTACGGGATAAGCGTAGCAGGGACATCCAGTTACAGGACCTGTTCAGTGGTGCAGAACTGGAAGTTTTACTGGAGCGGGAGGAACGTTATAGTGTACTTGCTCTTCGCAATAAGGTGTTAATAAGCTTATTGGTGTACCAGGGGTTGACGGTGGGCGAGTTATCGGCATTATCAGTATCAGATATATTATTGGAGAAAGGCAGTGTGTATATAAAGGGTACGGCGGTCACCAACAGGCGTGAGTTACCCTTAAAACCGTTACAAATAGACTGGCTGACTAGTTACCTGTCGGAAGTGCATCCGCAGCTTTTAAGGGGCTCAGAGAGCGATTTATTACTGGTTGGTCATCGTGGTAAAGGAATGCCCGGAACAGAGATCAGTAAACATGTAAAACGGATTTATAGGGGTCTTTACCGGGGTCGGGAAGTCAGTGCGCAGCGTATCCGTCAGAGTGTGATAGCCAACCTGTTTAGCCAGGGTCATGATATAGGTGTTGTGCAGCAGTTCGCAGGTCATAAATACCCCTCGAGTACAGAAAGATACCGCCAGGATGATGTGTACCGTTTACAGTCAGCCATAGAGCTGTACCACCCGATAAAGTGA
- a CDS encoding helix-turn-helix domain-containing protein, translating into MNTGKIIADLRDKLAWSQTDLADKSSVSRVMIGKYERGEAVPSIDAAKRIADALGVSLDYLVGEGINARFDKKTLKRLEELELLEEDKKRILYDLIDTYIRDAKARKAYAQ; encoded by the coding sequence ATGAACACAGGTAAAATCATTGCCGATCTCAGAGATAAATTAGCATGGTCGCAAACCGACCTAGCAGATAAAAGCAGCGTATCCAGGGTGATGATCGGGAAGTATGAACGCGGGGAAGCCGTACCGTCCATTGATGCTGCTAAAAGGATTGCAGATGCGCTGGGGGTTAGTCTGGACTACCTGGTAGGTGAAGGGATAAATGCCCGGTTTGATAAAAAGACGCTGAAGCGGCTGGAAGAACTTGAGTTGCTGGAAGAGGATAAGAAACGGATACTCTATGATCTGATTGATACGTATATCAGAGATGCGAAAGCCAGAAAGGCATATGCGCAATAA
- a CDS encoding RHS repeat-associated core domain-containing protein, whose protein sequence is MGSMGRTTTKSKEWNQQDYGMRVYDPRVGKFLSIDPLTQKYPELTPYQFASNRPIDGIDIDGLEWGLLLLLSEKIPSAKNSSGVY, encoded by the coding sequence ATGGGTTCAATGGGAAGGACGACAACGAAATCAAAGGAGTGGAATCAGCAGGATTATGGTATGAGGGTGTATGATCCGAGAGTTGGTAAGTTCTTATCAATAGACCCACTGACGCAGAAATACCCGGAATTAACACCGTATCAGTTCGCAAGTAATAGACCTATTGATGGTATTGATATAGACGGTTTGGAGTGGGGCCTACTATTGTTATTGTCTGAGAAAATACCCTCAGCTAAAAATTCCTCAGGAGTTTATTAG
- a CDS encoding SymE family type I addiction module toxin yields the protein MAKAIRHGKLHGQYQEVSNHWKKGRNVPWLNVRGLWLEDAGFNVGDPIEITVAKGKLVVKKVAVNEDTRN from the coding sequence ATGGCAAAGGCAATCCGTCATGGCAAGCTGCATGGCCAATATCAGGAAGTAAGTAATCACTGGAAAAAAGGGCGTAATGTGCCGTGGCTAAATGTGCGTGGTTTATGGTTAGAGGATGCAGGTTTTAATGTGGGAGATCCCATTGAGATTACTGTTGCTAAAGGGAAGCTGGTCGTGAAAAAAGTCGCCGTAAATGAAGATACCCGGAATTAA
- a CDS encoding RHS repeat-associated core domain-containing protein, with product MSSGGYRYGFNGKENDDEVKGEGNQQDYGMRVYDPRIGKFLSVDPLSVEYPWNSTYAFAENDVIRSIDLDGAEKRVKTYSYTMSGGKTVLTVTDNVWKQQTDISIHLLGAPQTDKQIAAHSAITYQKVPKPDNGSFAFFEFSPELKKANYGKYTYTDNNGKQQVQYFSSEELQFRIDEIEAAKQRLNKDINIAAASANLVGAGMLAKAELSSVPKEPYLYRGSMSEPSNKFVNGFKAKGTNYDLWEHLQSNPKNSAYISTTKLKDLAADYGYFVYEIRFQKNGIDINAKYGTSNKWHYENEVSVPDQIKNTDIRGAYKVNSDGTLGDFIPNPNFKR from the coding sequence TTGAGTAGTGGGGGATATCGTTATGGGTTTAATGGGAAGGAGAATGATGATGAGGTGAAGGGCGAGGGGAATCAGCAAGATTATGGAATGCGGGTGTATGATCCGAGGATAGGTAAGTTTTTGAGTGTGGATCCGTTGAGTGTAGAGTATCCATGGAATAGTACTTATGCTTTTGCAGAGAATGACGTTATTAGAAGTATTGATCTGGATGGCGCTGAAAAGAGAGTAAAAACATACTCTTATACGATGTCGGGCGGTAAGACAGTACTAACAGTCACTGACAACGTTTGGAAGCAACAAACAGATATAAGCATTCATCTTCTAGGAGCACCTCAGACAGATAAACAGATAGCCGCTCATAGTGCTATAACATATCAAAAAGTGCCCAAACCAGATAATGGTTCGTTTGCGTTCTTTGAGTTTTCTCCTGAACTAAAGAAAGCCAATTATGGAAAATATACCTATACGGACAATAATGGAAAGCAGCAGGTTCAGTATTTTTCAAGTGAGGAGTTGCAATTTAGAATTGATGAGATAGAAGCGGCGAAGCAGCGGTTAAATAAGGATATAAATATTGCCGCAGCAAGTGCAAACTTAGTAGGAGCTGGTATGCTTGCGAAAGCAGAACTAAGTTCCGTGCCTAAAGAGCCGTATTTATATCGAGGTTCTATGAGTGAACCTTCAAATAAGTTTGTGAATGGTTTTAAAGCAAAAGGAACGAATTATGATTTATGGGAGCATCTACAATCCAATCCCAAGAATAGTGCTTATATATCAACTACTAAATTGAAGGATCTTGCGGCAGATTATGGATACTTTGTATATGAAATTAGATTTCAAAAAAATGGGATTGATATCAATGCAAAATATGGGACGTCAAATAAATGGCATTATGAAAACGAAGTTTCAGTCCCTGATCAAATAAAAAACACAGATATCAGGGGGGCCTATAAGGTTAATTCGGATGGAACGCTCGGAGATTTTATTCCTAACCCTAATTTTAAAAGATAG
- a CDS encoding helix-turn-helix domain-containing protein, with translation MKQITFGKRLTEVRKDKKLSQDEIAKKVGVHGAVIGRYERDEVKPSIEMAANIAAALEVSLDYLVGNTDLLLDQTILDRIMDIQKLSDQDKADAFKLLDMFLRDAKARHAYHKQ, from the coding sequence ATGAAGCAGATTACTTTCGGCAAAAGGCTTACTGAGGTGAGGAAAGACAAAAAACTATCTCAGGACGAGATAGCTAAAAAGGTAGGCGTACATGGGGCTGTCATTGGCAGGTATGAACGGGATGAAGTAAAACCCTCTATTGAGATGGCCGCCAATATCGCTGCCGCGCTGGAAGTCTCATTAGACTATCTCGTTGGTAACACTGATCTACTTCTGGACCAGACTATCCTCGACAGGATTATGGATATTCAAAAACTAAGTGACCAGGATAAAGCAGATGCCTTTAAACTACTGGATATGTTCCTTCGTGACGCAAAGGCCAGACATGCTTATCATAAACAATAA